The window CGCTGGCCCGTGCCGGCGCCGATGCGGTGCTGACCGGCCATGTCCACGACCCGTTCGACATTCCGTACCGGCTGGAGGGGCGGACCATTCGCCTGATCGGCGCAGGTACCCTGTCGGAGCGGCTGCGCAGCGAACCGCCCAGCTTCAACGAACTGCGCATCGACCGCGGCGAAATCCAGAGCCAAATCCGCCGGATGACGTAAAAAAGGCGCCGGGAAGTTTCGTTCCCGGCGCCTCTCTGTCAGCTTGGATCGGTGGATCAGTAAGCGATCCGGGTCGCCTCGATCTTCATGGGCTTCAGCATCGCCTGAACGCTGTCGTCCCCGGCCAGATGGCCTGCGCCCACCGCCATGAACACCGTCCCCGGCTTGGCCATCCGCCCCTTGATCCAGTCCGCCCAGCGCGCGTTGCGATCGGCAAAGATCACCTTGTGCATCTCGGGCGATTCGGCATCGAATTGTTCGATCAGCGCCGCCAGTTCGTCGGGCTTGCCCGCCTTCCACAGGGCGAGCATCTGTTCCAGCACTTCCTGCGTCTTGTTCCGCTCGTCGATCAGGCCGACCAGCATGTCCATCTGCGCCTTTTCGCTCATGCCGTCGAAAAATCCGAACTGCTGTTCGACAGTCTCGACGCCGCTGATCGGCTTGGATGCCGACTTGGCCGCGGCAGTCAGCGTGGCCTCGGCGCCATTTTCCGGGCTGAACCCGATCTTTGGCATCATGATCTGCATGATCGACATGGACGCGAACCAGGGGTCCAGACGGTCCAGCGCCTCGGCCGGCAAGCCCAGCTCCTTCAGCATTTCGGCATAGGCTGCGCGCTTTTCGGCCGGCAGCTTTTCGGTCAGCGACGGGCCGGTCATGTTGACGCCCTTTTCCATTACGATCTGCTGAAGCTTCTGAGCGTCTTCCGGTCCGGGCATGACGATTTCGAGGACCAGCTCATCCGATTTGTCGAACGCGGATTTCACCGCTTCGTCAAACCAGGACAGGCCCGGCTTCAGCGCATGGACGGTGCCGAACAGATAGATGGTCGTATCCTCGTCCTTGACCACCCACAGGGCGGGGTCCGCGTCCTGCGTGGCTGCGGCGGGAGCGGCAGGCGCGGCCTGCTGGGCGATGGCGGGCGGGCAGTAGGCAAGCGTCAGGGCGACGCCGGTGTTCAGCAGCGTACGAAGCATCGTCATTCTCCAGTCTTACGGTTTGTTATCACGGCCGCACCCGTCAGGGGCGGAACTTCTTTCAGAGATCGCCAGGTCCAGCTCAGGCGGCGCTGGCGGGCACGCTGGGCCAGTTCACCGACGCCCGGTGCCGGATCGATGCGGTCAGTCGCCATGTGCGGCATCCCCCTCATCCTCGAAAATCTCCTCGATCCGCATGTCGAACAGACGGCCGATCCGGAATGCCAGCGGCAGGGAAGGGTCGTATTTCCCGGTTTCGATCGCGTTCACGGCCTGACGCGACACGCCCAGCCGACTGCCCAGTTCCGCCTGGCTCCAGTCGCGTTCGGCGCGCAGGACTTTCAGCCGATTTTTCATTCACCCCTCAACGATCCTTCCGGTGTCGTTATCCCCTGACCATATGTCAGGTGACGCTGACTAAATGACAGCGAGCCATGTCCATGTCAACAACCCATGACATATTGCCATGGAAAGGCGACACCCGGGCATGGCCGGTTTGTCCAACGCGTTGAGAAATCGGGGATTGCGCGTGACCGGCAAACCGGTCGATGGTGGCAATAGTGCCCTGCATATTTGCGAGGGCGAAGCAATCGGGGTGCAGGGTCGATGGCAACCAGGACAGTGCGATTCGCGGGCGCCAGCGGGGCAATGCTGGCGGCTTCCATCGAAATGCCGATTGGCCCGGTGCGAGCGATCGCGCTGTTCGCACATTGTTTTACCTGCACGATGCGCAGCCATGCCGCAACCCGCATTTCAACCGCACTGGCCGCACAAGGCATTGCCACGATGCGGTTCGACTTCACGGGACTGGGTGGCAGCGAGGGGACACTGGCCGAGGCTGGGTTCGCTGCGGATGTCGAGGATCTGGTCGCGGCGGCAGACTATCTTGATGAAACGCTGGGCGCGCCTTCCATTCTGATCGGCCATTCGCTTGGCGGCGCGGCGGTGCTGGCGGCGGCGGCACGGATTCCGTCGGTGCTGGCGGTCGCAACCATCGCCGCGCCCTTTGATCCGGCGCATGTCCTGCACCGGATCGACGGCGATCTTGCCGCGATTGAGCGGGACGGGGCGGGGCCGGTGACGATCGCGGGCAGGCAGTTCACGATCAGCCGCAAGTTCATCCATGGGGTGCGGGATACCGATCCGGCGGCAAGCATCGCTGCACTGGGGCGTGCACTGCTTGTGCTGCACAGCCCGACGGACGAACTGGTCGGCATCGACAATGCCCGGCAGATTTATGAGGCCGCGCGCCATCCCAAAAGCTTCGTGACGCTCGACCGGGCCGATCATCTGCTGACCGACCGGGTGGATGCCGCGTACGTCGCAACGATCATCGCCGCCTGGGCGATGCGCTACCTGCCCGTTCAGGCAGATCCGGTCGATCTTGAACCGGGCGAGGTGCTGGTCGGCAATGGCGATGGCCGCTTTGGCACCAGCATCCGGACGCGCGACCACCACTGGCTGGCCGACGAGCCGGAGGCGGTGGGGGGCGAAAACGCAGCGCCGGGTCCCTATGACCTGCTGCTCGGCGCATTGGGCGCGTGTACCAGCATGACGGTCAAGCTGATCGCGGATCGCGAGGGGATCCCGCTTGAACAGGTGACGGTCCGGTTGCGGCACGAGCGCAACCATGAACATGACAGCGAAATGGCACCGGCCGATCCATCCGCGCGGATGCAGGCGATCTGGCGCACCCTGTCGCTGCACGGCACGATGACCAGGGAGCAGCGCCAGCGGCTGATCGAGGTTGCCGACAAATGCCCGGTGCACCGAACGCTGACCGGCGAACTGCATATCCACACCGATATCGCGGACTGAGCCGCCAGCGCCCCCTCGCGCATCGCTTCATCGCCTGCTAGGGCTGCGGTACGATGCCGAGTGACCTGACCGATCCCTTCAATCACATTATCGACCATCCGTTCGACAGTGCGCTGTCCGAACGCTATCTGGTCTATGCGTTGTCGACGATCACGGCGCGCTCCCTGCCGGATGTGCGCGACGGGTTGAAACCGGTGCATCGGCGCCTGCTCTGGGCGATGCGTCAGCTCCGCCTCGATCCCAATCAGGCGTACAAGAAATCGGCCCGCGTCGTTGGCGACGTAATCGGCAAATATCACCCGCATGGCGACCAGTCGGTCTATGACGCCATGGTGCGCCTGGCGCAGGATTTCGCGCTTCGATATCCGCTGGTCGACGGGCAGGGCAATTTTGGCAACATCGACGGCGATAATGCCGCCGCCTATCGCTATACCGAGGCGCGGCTGACGCAGGTCGCCATCGACCTGATGGCGGGGCTGGACGAGGATGCGGCCGATTTCCGCCCCACCTATAATGGCGAGGAACAGGAGCCCGAACTGTTCCCTGGCCTGTTCCCCAATCTGCTGGCCAATGGTGCGGCCGGCATCGCGGTCGGCATGGCGACCAGCATCCCGCCCCATAATGCTGCCGAAATCCTGGACGCCGCCATTGCGCTGATCGACAATCCCGACGCCGATGTGCTGGACCATGTGCGCGGCCCCGATCTGCCCACGGGCGGCCAGATCGTGGACAGTCCGGCGATGATCGCCGAGGCATATGCCACCGGTCGCGGCGGCTTTCGCGTGCGGGCGCGCTGGTCGGTGGAGGAACTGGGCCGGGGCACCTGGGTCGCGATCGTCACCGAAATCCCGTACGGCGTGCAGAAGGGCAAGTTGATCGAACAGATTGCGGCGCTGATCAACGACCGCAAATTCCCGATCCTGGCCGATGTGCGCGACGAAAGCGCCGAGGATATCCGCATCGTGCTGGAACCGCGCAGCCGGACGGTCGATGCTGCGATGATGATGGATGGCCTATTCCGGCTGACCGATCTGGAAAGCCGGTTTCCGCTCAACCTCAATGTGCTGGACAAGGATCGCACGCCGCGCGTGATGAGCCTGGCTCAGGCGATCCGGGCCTGGGTCGATCATCAGTTCGTGGTGCTGCGCCGCCGGACCGAACATCGGCTGACGCGGATTGCCGACCGGATGGAACTGGTTTCCGGGTACATCATCGCCTTCCTCAATCTTGACCGCGTGATCGAGATCATTCGGACCGAAGATGAGCCAAAGCCGGTCATGATGGCCGAGTTCGACCTGACCGATCGTCAGGCCGAGGCGATCCTGAACATGCGGCTTCGTTCCTTGCGAAAGCTGGAGGAGATGGAGCTGCGCCGCGAGCGGGAGGCGCTGGAAAAGGAACAGGCGGAGCTGAACCTGCTACTCGGCAGCGAGGCTCGGCAGCGGACCCGGATGAAGCGGGACATGGCTGCGATCCGCGGACGTTATGGCCCCGACACCGAGCTTGGCCGCCGCCGTACCGTGATCGAGGAAGCGGCCGCGGCGCGCGAAATCCCGCTGGAGGCGATGATCGAGCGCGAGCCGATTACCGTCATCCTGTCGCAGCGCGGCTGGATCCGGGCGATGAAGGGCCATGTCGATCTCGGCTCGTCCGACGCGCTGAAGTTCAAGGAAGGCGACGGCCCCCGTCTGGCGTTTCATGCTCAGACAACGGACAAGCTGCTGCTCGCATCCGATCGGGGCCGGTTCTACACGCTGGCGGCGGACAAGCTGCCCGGTGGCCGGGGCTTTGGCGAGCCGGTGCGGCTGATGATCGATCTGGAGGGCGAGATTGCGGCGCTGCTGCCGGCCAGCGCGGGCGAACGATTGCTGCTGGCCGCCAGCGATGGCCGCGGTTTCGTCGTGCGTTCGGCCGAGGTGCTGGCCGAAACGCGCAAGGGCAAGCAGGTGGTGACTCCGCGTGCCGGTGCCACCCTTGTGGTCGTGCGGCCTGTCGGGCCGGATGACGATTATGTCGCGGTGATGGGTGATAATCGCCGGTTGCTGGTCTTTCCCCTGTCCGAACTCGCCGAAATGACGCGGGGGCAGGGTGTGCAGCTTCAACGGTACCGGGACGGCGGGATGGCCGATGCCCGCACCTTCCGGTTTGAACAGGGCCTCAGCTGGACGATGGGCGGCGAACAGGGGCGGACGCGGACCGAATCCGACCTTGGCCCCTGGCGCGCAGCACGCGGCGCGGCAGGTCGTTCTCCGCCGACCGGATTTCCCAGGGACAACCGGTTTGGCTGAATGGGCGGGCTTCAGGCCGCTTTAACCATTTAACGCTAACAGGGCATGGTGATGAACCTGTTTGGCTTGATCGGCGCAAAGTCCGCAGATCTCCCGGCACCTGTTGCCGGCGGGTCCATCCGGTCGCCTGCGCCATTGCCGGCCACAAGCTTCATCGATCTGCTGCCGGTTCCGGCGGCTATCGTGTTCCGCAATTCGGACGCGCTGTCGGCGACGGCGCGCAATCCGCTGTTCCAGCATGTCTTTTCGGATGAGGCGCGGCTCGGTTCGCTGCTGGACAGCCAGCGGCACCGGTTCGACCGCCTGCTCGATGGCGCGCGGGCGTTCGAACGGTTCGACTGGCAGACCGGGGATCCCGTCGACAGCCGGCATTATGAGGTGACACTGTCCCGGATGGGGCCGGACATTGCGGACCGTTGCCTGGTAACCCTGCTCGACCGGACCGCCGAATTGCGGACGGAGCGGTCGCTTCGCCGGGAAATGATGACCGACAGCCTGACCGGACTGCCCAACCGGGCCGGGTTCGCCGATTTGCTTGACGAGCGGGCGCTGAGCGAGGCGGGTGGACGCTTTGCGGTGCTCGGCCTGAACCTCGACAGGTTCAGCCGCGTCAACGCCTGCATGGGCGGCATTGTCGGCGACGAACTGCTCATTTCGGTCGCCCGGCGGCTCAAGGGCGCGTTGAGGGCAGGCGACGTGCTGGCCCGGACGGGTGGTGACGAATTTGCCATCCTGATGCGCCTGGATGACGGCCCGGCCGACGCGATGCGGGTTGCCGGACGCATCGAAAGCGCGCTGTCGACTCCGTTCCGCCTGTCCGATTTCGATATCCGGGTGGCGTGTTCCATCGGGATCGCGATGGGGGACATGGGCGATGGCGATGGCGAAACGCTGATCCGCTACGCCCAGTTCGCGGTCAAGCGGTCGAAAAAGACGGGCTCGACCGAGATATACGCGCCCAGCGCGTTCGATGTGGTGCGCACGGAATTCAGCATCGAAACCGCACTGCGCCGTGCGATCGACCATGGCGGCCTGACCCTGGCGTTCCAGCCGATCTGCGACCTGGCGACCGGCCGTATCCGTTCATTCGAGGCTCTCGCCCGCTGGTCGGACGATGAGGGGCGCCCGATCTCGCCCGCCGACTTCATACCGGTGGCCGAGGAATCGGGGCTGATCGTACCGTTGGGCCGCTGGGCGATCGACGAGGCGGTGCGGCAGATCGCCGAATGGGATTCAACGCTCGGCCGCGATGCCGGGGTAAATGTTGCAGTCAACCTGTCGGCGATTCAGATCCACCGGGACGAGGTCGTGCCGCTGGTCGGTCAGGCGCTGAGCCAGCATGGGGTGCAGGGCAACCGCCTGACCATCGAACTGACCGAAAGCGCGATCATCACTGACCCGGACCGGGCGATCGATACGCTGGACGGGCTGAAATCGCTGGGCGCTTCACTGGCGATGGATGATTTCGGCACCGGTTACTCCAACCTTGCCTATCTGCAGCGGCTGCCGATCGACACGCTCAAAATCGACCGCAGTTTCATCACCGACATGCTGACCGACCGGGACAAGGTTGCCATCGTGCGCGCCATCCTGTCGCTGGCTCAGACGCTCAACATGACGACTACGGCCGAGGGGATCGAGAACCGCGAGGTCGAACAGACGCTGGCAGCGCTGGGCTGCACCATGGGGCAGGGCTATTATTATTCGCGCCCGCTGCCCCCGGCCGATGCGCTGTCGTTCCTGCGTTCCCGCAACAATTGATCCACCACATCGCGGGCGATGGCCATGGCCCGCTCATCGTCAGGAAAGCCTTCGTCCAGCCAGCGCCGCTCGGTCCGCTTCAGCGCAGCGGCGACATCCGGCCCCCGGCTCAATCCCAGTTCGATCAGCGTGCCGCCCGACACGGGCAGGCGGGGCGGCATCCAGTCCGCGATTGCGCGCGCGCCCTCTGCATCGTCGTTTAGCAGCAGCCGGTCCGTCGCCAGTTCGACGCCGATGCGCGACGCCAACGGCCGGGGCGCATCGTCAAGCGGGACAATGGCGCTGGCCATGCGCTTGCGCTGAGCATTGGATAGCCGCAGCCGGGCCGCCACGCCTTCGACCGCCTTTGCATCGCGGGGCAGCACCGCCGTCAACCGGCGCACCGGGTCTGGAGCCACCCCCGCCGCATCCTCTGCCGCGATCAGCCTGGGCAGCGCCGCGATCCCGCTTGCATCGATTTCCGGCAGCACTGGCGCGAAAATGCCGCTGGCGTACATCAACGCCATGGTTTCTACCGCGCGTGGCGCGACCAGCAGCTTCAGCATCTCTGCCGCCACCCGCTCGCGGGAAAGGGCCATCAGGTCATTGGCCCGGGCCACGCACGCCGCCAGCCCCTCGGCATCCGGCGCATCCCCGAACCGCGCCAGAAAGCGAAAGAAGCGCAGGATGCGCAAATGATCCTCGGCAATGCGGGTCAACGCATCGCCGATGAACCGCACTTGCCGCACGGCCAGGTCGTCCAGCCCGCCAAAATAATCGTGAATCTCGCCCGATACCGGATCGGCGTACAGGGCGTTGATCGTGAAATCGCGCCGCGCCGCGTCCTCCCGCCAGTCCGTGGAGTAGGCGATGGTGGCATGGCGCCCGTCGGTGGACACGTCCCGCCGCAGCGTCGTGATCTCGATCGGCCCGCTGTCGAGCACGGCCGTCACCGTCCCATGGGCGATGCCGGTGGGCACCACGCGGATATCGGCTTCTTTCAGCCGAGCCATGACCGCTTCGGGCAGCAGCCGGGTGGCAATGTCGATATCGGCTACGGGCAGGCCCAGGATGGTGTCGCGAACGGCACCGCCGACATATCGGCTCTCGCCCTGTTCGGCGCCGATGATGCGCGTCAGTGCTGCAAGGCCGGAACGCTCGCGCCACGGGGCGGGGGGAAGGTGGGTTGGCGTCATGGCAATCGAAAGGTCCGTAACCGGTGGGAAAGAGCAACAAACATGGCGGCAGTCGCCCCCCAGATATAGCGATCGGGCCAGTCGATCTCGACATAATGCCGCTCGATGCCCTGCCACATCCGGCTTGCGCGGCGATGCCGGGCGGGATCGATCGCGATATCGAGGGGCACTTCGAACCAGTCACTGACTTCTGCCTCGGCCGGGATCAGAGGCAGATCGGGCGGGGTAACCCCGATGATCGGGCTGACCGCGTATCCGGTGACCGTCCGATAGGGGGACAGTTCGCCCACCAGCTGCACCTTTGATGGCGGCAGGGCGATTTCTTCCTGCGCCTCGCGCAGCGCGGCTGCGGCAGCATCGCGGTCATCCGGGTCGATCCGGCCGCCGGGAAAGGCGACCTGCCCGGCATGACGGCTCAGCGTCGACGTCCGCTGGGTCAGGATCACGCCGGGACGCGGCCGATCCGTAATCGCGATCAGCACCGCAGCGGGAACGGCATCCCGTGCGCGCACCGGCGATGGCGCATCATCGCCATGCGGGCCGGGGAAAACATCGTCGGCCGTCTCCGCCAGCGCCCGCCCTAATCGTTCGGCAAGCAGTGCAGTCATGACGCGACCAAAGGGAAATGCACCCCGTTGCTCCAGATACCGGGAATGTCGCCATCCCCGCTGACCGCCAGTTCGGCCAGCTCGTAATAAACCGGACGCGCGATCAATGCCTCCAGCCCCGACCGGACATGCAGATAGGGGCGCGGCCCATCCACGGCATCTGCAACCCGCAAGGGGTGCTCCGCATCCAGCGGCGCCAGATCCCCGGTGTTCAGGCGAAACGCAATTTTTGCCGACGGTCCGTCCCCCTCACGCGCCATGCCGGTTGCGACAAAGGGCGCGTCCTCGACGACGATGGTCAGCTTCTCCACCGGCGTCACAAGGACGTGGCTGCCATCGGCCTCTCGCCGCAACAGGGTGGAAAACAGTCGGACCATCGCCTCTCGACCGATCGGGCTGCCCTGGTGATACCAGGTGCCGTCCCGCGCAATACGCATTTCGCTGTCGCCGCAATGGGGCGGATTCCATTGTTCGACCGGTGGCAAGCGGCGTTCGGCGACCAGCCGGGCGATCTCTGGCATCGACAGCCGGTCGAGATCGGGGGGCGGGGGCATCGGCATGACCTGCCTGTTATCGCTTGCGGCGGCCGGGCGAAAGGGTCAGCGGATGCCCGTCCGCGCGATCACCATGCCCGCACCCGTCGGCACGCCTGTTCCGCGTGCCAGCAGACGGCGCCGCTCGAACGGCCCGGGGAGCCGCCATTCGCCGGTTCGCTCGTCGGAAAAGCCGTGAAACCGGCCATAATATTCGGGATCGCCGATCAGCATCAGCGCATCGGCGCCCGGCAGGTCCGACCGGCCCGCCGCATCAAGGCACGCGGTCATCAGCCGCTGGCCCAGCCCGCGCCCCTGAATGCCCGGATCGACCGCCACAGGCCCCACCATGGTCATCGGCACGTTCCCGCCGCCATCCAGCGCAAGCGCCACCGGCCAAGCCTGGATCGATCCGATCAGCGTCCCGTCCGCGTCGGCAATGCCCAGGCTGAACGCTTCAATGACCGGCGAACCCTGTCGGACGCGATAGGCCGTCCGGTTGCGCCGATCGCTGCCGAACGCCCGGTCGAGCAGGGCATCGACCTGAACATCGGAAAAATCGGACAGGGGGGACAGGGCCGACACCGTCATCAACAACGCCTTTGCTGGCCCGCATGGACGCGGGCGGCGGCGCGCCTTAGCGTGTCGTCGTCCCGAACGAAAGCGTCTTGGTGCAAAGGATAAACGCGATGCTGCTGCATGATTCCGCCTGGGCGCCCAGTCCGCGAAAGGTGCGGATGTTTCTGGCGGAAAAGGGGATTGAGGTGCCGACCCGCACCGTCGATCTGCGCATTGGCGAACAGCTGGGCAGCGAGTATCTCCTCATCAATCCCACCGGAGCCGTGCCCGCCCTGCAATTCGATGATGGCGAGGTGCTGACCGAAGCCACCGCAATCTGCCGGTATTTTGAGGCTTTGCATCCCGAACCGCCGCTTTTCGGCGCCGATGCCCGCTCGATTGCGCGCATCGAATGCTGGACCCGCCGTGTCGAGCAGGAAGGCTATGCCGCCTGCGTCTATGCCTTTCGCAATGGCAATCCCGCCTTTGCCGATCGTGCCCTGTCGGGTGCGTGGCCGACGATGCCGCAGATTCAGGAACTGGTTGCGCGAGCAGCGGCGATGTGGACCTGCTTTGTCGAGTTGCTCGATCAGCGGTTGTCCGGCTCGCCCTGGATTGCGGGCGAGGCCTTCAGCTATGCCGATATCACCGCATTCGTGACCATCGGTTTTGCAAGGCCGGCACGCCTGCCTGTGCCCAATACGGCCGCCAATCTGCAACGCTGGCTGGCGGCGGTCGGCGCGCGGCCCAGCGCATCCGCCTGAACCGACCGCACCGCCATTGCGGCCGGGCGCGCCGCCGCTTATGGGGCGCACCACAGCTTCATTGGGTAAAAGGGTCGTATTGGTGCAGGATCGTTTGCAGTTGCAGGTGTCGGACCTGGAGGTCGATGTCCTGACGGGCGTCTATTCCGAGGAAACGCATCTGGCCCAGCCGCTGCGCATTTCAATCTCGGTCGATCTGGAATGTCCGGATTTCTATGCGCCCGATACGCCGCTGGATGCATCCAAAAGCTATCTTGACCTGAAACAGGCGGCGACCATGCTGCCCCAGGGCGTGCATTTTACACTGATCGAGGGCGTGGCCGATCATATCGCCCAGACCCTGTTCACCCAGGATGAACGGGTACGACGGGTGGAAATCCGCATCGTCAAACTCGCCATTGCAGAGGCGGGCGAATCAATCGGCATCACGCTGGTCCGGCATCGCCGGTGACGGTCGTGCCGCCCGTCGCGCTGGTCACCGGCAGCGGAAGGCGGCTGGGCGCGGCGATCGCCGCCCGTCTGGCGGCGGCGGGCCATGCGATCGCCCTGCATGGCAAGGGGGACGGGCCGGTCGATCCTGAACTGGCTGACGTGCTAACTCGTCATGGCCATGGCCATGTTTGGTTCGCTGCCGATCTGGCCAATGCCGATCATGTCGCGGGCCTGATCGATCGGGTGTCGCACCATTTCGGGCGGCCGGTCGAGGTGCTGGTCAACAACGCATCGCTGTTTTCCGCGCATGACGGGGATACGGCGGATCACCGGGACATTCTGACCCATGTTGCGGTCAACATGGCCGCGCCCGTCCTGCTGGCACAAGCGGTGGCGGCCGGTGCGGATGCAAAGCGCGGCGCGGCGGTCGTCAATATCCTGGATCAGCGGATTGCTCATCCGCCGCGGGATCAGCTGGCCTATACCCTGTCCAAACAGGCGCTGGCCGAGGCGACCCGGACGCTGGCCATCACCCTGGCTCCGCGCGTGCGGGTCAATGCCGTTGCGCCGGGCCTGACCCTGCCGACCGGGGATTACAGCGATGCGCAGATGCAGCGGCTGGGCGCCATGATGCCGCTCGGTCGCCTCGCCACGCCGCAGGACATCGCAGATGCGGTCCTGTTCCTGGTTCAGGCGCGGGCCGTGACCGGTCAAACCCTGTTCGTCGACGGCGGGGCGGCGATGACTGTGTTCGACCGGGATTTCGTGCACATGGCTGCTGACTGATCCAGCGTCTGACTGATCCAGCGTCAGCGGCGGGTGGGACAGGGGCCCAGCGCCTCGCGGATCAGGGTATAGTCCTCCCTCGCGGCCTGAGCCTCGGCAGGATTGTCGGTCGCGATGTTCTCGTCCGTGGGCTGAGCAGGCAGGCCGCACGCCAGCCGGTACCACAACAGCGTGTCACGCTCCGGCGGCCCGGCGGCCTGATCCACGATATCGCTCAGCGCGACGGCCCATCGCCGTCCCATTCCGGGACGCCGCTGAACCAGCAGCGACACCGGTGCGCCCGTCTCCGTCGCAAGGAAGATCTGCGTCTCGCCCTCGCCAGGCAGGATGCCGGGCACATGGAAGATATTGGTGATGCCGGTGATCGCGGGCGGCGCGGATGGATCGATCACCTCGCGCACAGCCTGGCGCGTGGCCGCATCGACGGCCGGCGTCCATGGCTGTTGCGCATTCAGGCCGACCAGCTGGATCTGATCCTGCCGCCCCGCCACCGCGCGCGCAAACAGCATCACCCGCGCCTTGCGCAACTTCGGCGGGCGGCCGCGCGCATCCAGCGGCACGTCCAGGACATAGCCGACGCGGGGCAGGACAGACCCGTCCGCACCGCGCAGCAGGGCGGTTACATCAACCGTGACATAATAACGGTGCCAACCGGGCGGAACCATGGCCGCTTCTGGGCCGGTGATTCGGGCCAGCGACCGAATCGTTGCGTCAACGACAACGGGTGACCGCAGGGCAAGGTCGACAATTTCGGGATAGGGCGACGGCGCCTGCCCCATTTCAGCCACAGTCTGAACCGGCTGCGCACCGGCCCCCGCAGGCAAGGCGAGGGCAAGGGACGCAGCCGCGAAAGACGTTGTAAATCCGTGCATTTTCACCTCAATGGACGCCGGGCACTGCCGGGAAATGTCAGAATGGGAATGAACCGGACCTTATACAATTATTACGTCCGACAAAGCGTTTGCGTCATGTGGGACGGCACGATAGAGAAATGGGGTCGCGTTAACGAACCATCAGGGCTTGTGACGCGCAGGGGGCGGGGACATCGATCCGGCATCGGTGGCTTACGCCTTTTTTATGTCTGGTTTAGAGGGAGTGTGGTTGCGGAATGGCATATGCTGACCGGGACACAGGTGGCAGCCGGATCGTGGCAATCGTCACGGTGTCCATACTCATGGCCATACTTGGCTATGCGTTCATTACCGGCCTGGCCACCAAATTCGTGAAGGAGGCGGCGACTGAGCTCGACGTCTTCGAAGTGGCAGAACCGCCGCCGCCGCCGGAGGAAGTGCCTCCGCCGCCGCCGGAACAGCCTCAACAGGTAACCCAGCCGCCGCCGGTTGTGACGCCGCCGCCGATTGTTCAGACGAACACGCCGCCGCCGAACATCATCCAGTCTGTGACGACGCCGCCGCCGAATTATGCGCCGGTTCCCGTCGCTGCGCCGCCGGTGCCCGCTGCACCTGTCGCGCCGCCGGTTCCCAAGCCCGTGGTCAGCAAGGCCGCCGGCGCGAAGGGCGATCCGAGCAAGTGGGTGACGACCGACGATTATCCGGCACGCTCGCTGGATTCGGGTGAAGAAGGCGTCACCGCGATTTCGTGGGACATTAATGAGGCCGGCCGCGTGGAAAACTGCCGCGTGACGAGCTCAAGCGGATCTTCCGCGCTTGATCGGGCGGCCTGCTCGGCCATCACCCGGCGCGGCCGCTACGAACCGGCCAAGGATCAGAACGGCAACCCCATCCGGTCGTCGTCGTCCCGCCGCGTTGTCTGGAAGATCCCGCAATAAGCTTTTGCCATTCACGGATTGAACCCGGGGCAATGCCCCTGCTTCTCACGATCGACTTTTCAGAGGAATACCGAACATGCTGACCACCATTCTGTCGCAGGGCGCCGCCTCCAGCGATTTCGACGTTTTCCATGCGCTGAACGAAGGGGGCCTGATTTCGTGGTCCACCGCCATCATTCTGACGGTGATGCTGTTCTTCTCGCTGTTCAT of the Sphingomonas sp. BGYR3 genome contains:
- a CDS encoding TraB/GumN family protein, coding for MLRTLLNTGVALTLAYCPPAIAQQAAPAAPAAATQDADPALWVVKDEDTTIYLFGTVHALKPGLSWFDEAVKSAFDKSDELVLEIVMPGPEDAQKLQQIVMEKGVNMTGPSLTEKLPAEKRAAYAEMLKELGLPAEALDRLDPWFASMSIMQIMMPKIGFSPENGAEATLTAAAKSASKPISGVETVEQQFGFFDGMSEKAQMDMLVGLIDERNKTQEVLEQMLALWKAGKPDELAALIEQFDAESPEMHKVIFADRNARWADWIKGRMAKPGTVFMAVGAGHLAGDDSVQAMLKPMKIEATRIAY
- a CDS encoding bifunctional alpha/beta hydrolase/OsmC family protein — its product is MATRTVRFAGASGAMLAASIEMPIGPVRAIALFAHCFTCTMRSHAATRISTALAAQGIATMRFDFTGLGGSEGTLAEAGFAADVEDLVAAADYLDETLGAPSILIGHSLGGAAVLAAAARIPSVLAVATIAAPFDPAHVLHRIDGDLAAIERDGAGPVTIAGRQFTISRKFIHGVRDTDPAASIAALGRALLVLHSPTDELVGIDNARQIYEAARHPKSFVTLDRADHLLTDRVDAAYVATIIAAWAMRYLPVQADPVDLEPGEVLVGNGDGRFGTSIRTRDHHWLADEPEAVGGENAAPGPYDLLLGALGACTSMTVKLIADREGIPLEQVTVRLRHERNHEHDSEMAPADPSARMQAIWRTLSLHGTMTREQRQRLIEVADKCPVHRTLTGELHIHTDIAD
- the parC gene encoding DNA topoisomerase IV subunit A: MPSDLTDPFNHIIDHPFDSALSERYLVYALSTITARSLPDVRDGLKPVHRRLLWAMRQLRLDPNQAYKKSARVVGDVIGKYHPHGDQSVYDAMVRLAQDFALRYPLVDGQGNFGNIDGDNAAAYRYTEARLTQVAIDLMAGLDEDAADFRPTYNGEEQEPELFPGLFPNLLANGAAGIAVGMATSIPPHNAAEILDAAIALIDNPDADVLDHVRGPDLPTGGQIVDSPAMIAEAYATGRGGFRVRARWSVEELGRGTWVAIVTEIPYGVQKGKLIEQIAALINDRKFPILADVRDESAEDIRIVLEPRSRTVDAAMMMDGLFRLTDLESRFPLNLNVLDKDRTPRVMSLAQAIRAWVDHQFVVLRRRTEHRLTRIADRMELVSGYIIAFLNLDRVIEIIRTEDEPKPVMMAEFDLTDRQAEAILNMRLRSLRKLEEMELRREREALEKEQAELNLLLGSEARQRTRMKRDMAAIRGRYGPDTELGRRRTVIEEAAAAREIPLEAMIEREPITVILSQRGWIRAMKGHVDLGSSDALKFKEGDGPRLAFHAQTTDKLLLASDRGRFYTLAADKLPGGRGFGEPVRLMIDLEGEIAALLPASAGERLLLAASDGRGFVVRSAEVLAETRKGKQVVTPRAGATLVVVRPVGPDDDYVAVMGDNRRLLVFPLSELAEMTRGQGVQLQRYRDGGMADARTFRFEQGLSWTMGGEQGRTRTESDLGPWRAARGAAGRSPPTGFPRDNRFG
- a CDS encoding helix-turn-helix transcriptional regulator; the protein is MKNRLKVLRAERDWSQAELGSRLGVSRQAVNAIETGKYDPSLPLAFRIGRLFDMRIEEIFEDEGDAAHGD